A section of the Xiphias gladius isolate SHS-SW01 ecotype Sanya breed wild chromosome 10, ASM1685928v1, whole genome shotgun sequence genome encodes:
- the LOC120795054 gene encoding alcohol dehydrogenase class-3 chain L isoform X1: protein MAAAGKVIRCKAAVAWEAGKPLEMEEVEVAPPKAGEVRVKVVATGICHTDSYTLSGSDPEGVFPVVLGHEGAGIVESVGEGVIKFRPGDTVIPLYVPQCGECKFCRNPKTNLCQKIRLTQGKGLMPDGTTRFSCKGKSLFHFMGCSTFSEYTVVAEISLAKVDHKAPLDKVCLLGCGITTGYGAALNTAKVEAGSTCAVFGLGALGLAAIMGCKAAGAARIIGVDLNPDKFPIAQGFGATDVVNPKEHNKPIQEVLVEMTDGGVDYSFECVGNVAIMRAALEACHKGWGTSVIIGVAAAGQEISTRPFQLVTGRTWKGTAFGGYKSVDSVPKLVEEYMNKKLKVDEFATHTLPFEKITEGFDLMHAGKCIRVVLQF from the exons ATGGCAGCTGCAGGGAAG gtgATCCGGTGCAAAGCTGCAGTAGCATGGGAGGCTGGGAAACCTCTCgagatggaggaggtggaagtGGCACCTCCTAAGGCTGGGGAGGTTCGCGTCAAG GTTGTGGCCACGGGGATCTGTCACACTGACTCCTACACACTGAGTGGCTCCGACCCTGAGGGAGTTTTCCCCGTCGTGCTGGGCCACGAGGGAGCCGGTATCGTGGAGAGTGTCGGAGAGGGAGTCATCAAGTTTCGACCAG GGGACACGGTCATACCCTTATATGTCCCACAGTGTGGAGAGTGCAAGTTCTGCAGAAATCCCAAAACCAACTTGTGTCAAAAGATCAG gCTCACTCAGGGCAAAGGACTGATGCCAGATGGGACAACCCGTTTCTCCTGCAAAGGCAAAAGCCTCTTCCACTTCATGGGCTGTAGCACATTCTCTGAGTACACTGTGGTGGCTGAGATCTCCCTGGCCAAAGTGGACCACAAGGCCCCCCTGGACAAGGTTTGTCTGCTGGGCTGTGGCATCACCACTGGTTATGGAGCTGCTTTAAACACTGCCAAG GTGGAGGCTGGGTCGACATGTGCAGTGTTTGGCCTGGGGGCGCTGGGCCTCGCAGCAATCATGGGCTGTAAAGCAGCCGGGGCAGCTAGAATAATTGGAGTCGATCTCAACCCTGACAAGTTTCCAATTGCTCAAGGTTTCGGGGCCACAGACGTGGTGAACCCAAAGGAGCACAACAAGCCAATTCAAGAGGTCCTGGTAGAGATGACAGATGGAGGTGTGGACTACTCCTTTGAATGTGTGGGCAATGTGGCAATCATG AGAGCAGCCCTGGAGGCCTGCCATAAAGGTTGGGGCACTAGCGTCATCATCGGGGTGGCAGCAGCTGGCCAAGAGATCTCCACCCGGCCCTTCCAGCTGGTGACTGGGCGCACCTGGAAAGGCACTGCCTTCGGAG GATACAAGAGTGTCGACAGTGTTCCCAAACTGGTTGAGGAGTATATGAACAAGAAGCTCAAAGTGGATGAATTTGCGACTCACACTTTGCCCTTTGAGAAGATCACTGAAGGTTTTGATCTCATGCATGCTGGTAAATG taTCCGAGTCGTCCTCCAGTTCTAG
- the LOC120795054 gene encoding alcohol dehydrogenase class-3 chain L isoform X2, producing the protein MAAAGKVIRCKAAVAWEAGKPLEMEEVEVAPPKAGEVRVKVVATGICHTDSYTLSGSDPEGVFPVVLGHEGAGIVESVGEGVIKFRPGDTVIPLYVPQCGECKFCRNPKTNLCQKIRLTQGKGLMPDGTTRFSCKGKSLFHFMGCSTFSEYTVVAEISLAKVDHKAPLDKVCLLGCGITTGYGAALNTAKVEAGSTCAVFGLGALGLAAIMGCKAAGAARIIGVDLNPDKFPIAQGFGATDVVNPKEHNKPIQEVLVEMTDGGVDYSFECVGNVAIMRAALEACHKGWGTSVIIGVAAAGQEISTRPFQLVTGRTWKGTAFGGN; encoded by the exons ATGGCAGCTGCAGGGAAG gtgATCCGGTGCAAAGCTGCAGTAGCATGGGAGGCTGGGAAACCTCTCgagatggaggaggtggaagtGGCACCTCCTAAGGCTGGGGAGGTTCGCGTCAAG GTTGTGGCCACGGGGATCTGTCACACTGACTCCTACACACTGAGTGGCTCCGACCCTGAGGGAGTTTTCCCCGTCGTGCTGGGCCACGAGGGAGCCGGTATCGTGGAGAGTGTCGGAGAGGGAGTCATCAAGTTTCGACCAG GGGACACGGTCATACCCTTATATGTCCCACAGTGTGGAGAGTGCAAGTTCTGCAGAAATCCCAAAACCAACTTGTGTCAAAAGATCAG gCTCACTCAGGGCAAAGGACTGATGCCAGATGGGACAACCCGTTTCTCCTGCAAAGGCAAAAGCCTCTTCCACTTCATGGGCTGTAGCACATTCTCTGAGTACACTGTGGTGGCTGAGATCTCCCTGGCCAAAGTGGACCACAAGGCCCCCCTGGACAAGGTTTGTCTGCTGGGCTGTGGCATCACCACTGGTTATGGAGCTGCTTTAAACACTGCCAAG GTGGAGGCTGGGTCGACATGTGCAGTGTTTGGCCTGGGGGCGCTGGGCCTCGCAGCAATCATGGGCTGTAAAGCAGCCGGGGCAGCTAGAATAATTGGAGTCGATCTCAACCCTGACAAGTTTCCAATTGCTCAAGGTTTCGGGGCCACAGACGTGGTGAACCCAAAGGAGCACAACAAGCCAATTCAAGAGGTCCTGGTAGAGATGACAGATGGAGGTGTGGACTACTCCTTTGAATGTGTGGGCAATGTGGCAATCATG AGAGCAGCCCTGGAGGCCTGCCATAAAGGTTGGGGCACTAGCGTCATCATCGGGGTGGCAGCAGCTGGCCAAGAGATCTCCACCCGGCCCTTCCAGCTGGTGACTGGGCGCACCTGGAAAGGCACTGCCTTCGGAGGTAACTAG
- the metap1 gene encoding methionine aminopeptidase 1 — translation MASTETRRECETEGCSKDAKLQCPTCIKLGIQGSYFCSQECFKGSWASHKLLHKKAKEDKNQNESKNCVEKDINTDPWPGYRYTGKLRPHYPLTPMRLVPGDIQRPDYADHPRGMSESEQFLKGTSQIKILSPEDIEGMRIVCKLAREVLDIAAMMVKPGVTTEEIDHAVHLACTARNCYPSPLNYYNFPKSCCTSVNEVICHGIPDRRLLQEGDILNVDITVYHNGFHGDLNETFFVGEVDEGAKKLVQTTYECLMQAIDSVKPGIRYRELGNIIQKHAQANGFSVVRSYCGHGIHRLFHTAPNVPHYAKNKAVGVMKPGHVFTIEPMICEGGWQDETWPDGWTAVTRDGKRSAQFEHTLLVTETGCEILTRRLEENGRAHFLSQM, via the exons ATGGCGAGCACCGAGACCAGAAGGGAGTGTGAGACAGAGGGTTGCAGCAAGGACGCCAAACTTCAGTGTCCCACATGTATCAAGCTTGGTATTCAAGGCTCCTATTTCTGTTCACAG GAATGTTTCAAAGGGAGCTGGGCATCTCACAAGTTGCTGCACAAAAAAGCAA AGGAGGACAAAAACCAGAATGAATCTAAGAACTGTGTGGAGAAGGACATCAACACAGACCCATGGCCAGGCTACCGCTACACAGGAAAACTACGCCCTCACTACCCACTG ACTCCTATGAGACTTGTACCTGGTGACATCCAAAGACCTGACTATGCTGATCATCCCAGAG GGATGTCTGAGTCTGAGCAATTTCTGAAGGGGACGTCACAGATCAAGATCCTTTCTCCTGAAGACATCGAAGGCATGAGAATAGTTTGCAAG CTTGCACGAGAGGTCCTGGACATTGCAGCCATGATGGTGAAACCAGGCGTTACAACAGAAGAAATCGACCATGCTGTGCAtctg GCCTGCACGGCAAGGAACTGCTACCCCTCCCCTCTCAACTACTACAACTTCCCCAAATCCTGCTGCACGTCTGTCAATGAAGTCATCTGTCATGGCATCCCAGACAGAAGACTACTACAAGAAGGAGATATCCTCAACG TGGACATCACAGTCTACCACAatggtttccatggtgaccTCAACGAAACCTTCTTTGTCGGAGAGGTGGATGAAGGAGCAAAGAAGCTAGTTCAGACCACATATGAATGCCTTATGCAAGCCATCGACTCTG TGAAGCCTGGTATTCGCTACAGAGAGTTAGGTAACATCATCCAGAAGCACGCTCAGGCCAACGGCTTCTCTGTGGTGCGGAGCTACTGTGGCCACGGCATCCACAGACTTTTCCACACTGCTCCCAACGTGCCACACTATGCCA AAAACAAAGCAGTTGGAGTTATGAAGCCTGGCCACGTGTTCACCATTGAACCCATGATATGTGAAG GTGGATGGCAAGACGAGACGTGGCCTGACGGGTGGACGGCGGTGACCAGAGATGGGAAGCGCTCGGCTCAGTTCGAACACACCCTGCTGGTGACGGAGACCGGCTGCGAGATCCTCACTCGCCGCCTGGAGGAGAACGGCCGCGCTCATTTCCTGAGCCAAATGTAG